In Pseudomonas sp. GCEP-101, one DNA window encodes the following:
- the nuoH gene encoding NADH-quinone oxidoreductase subunit NuoH: protein MSWLTPAIVDILIEVIKAIVILLAVVVCGALLSWVERRLLGLWQDRYGPNRVGPFGAFQLGADMLKMFFKEDWTPPFADKLIFTLAPMIAMGALLVAFVVIPITPTWGVADLNIGILFFFAMAGLTVYAVLFAGWSSNNKFALLGSLRASAQTISYEVFLALSLMGIVAQVGSFSLRDIVDYQAEHMWFIIPQFFGFMTFFVAGVAVTHRHPFDQPEAEQELADGYHIEYAGMKWGMFFVGEYIGIVLVSALLATLFFGGWHGPFGILPQIPFIWFALKTGFFIMMFILLRASIPRPRYDQVMAFSWKFCLPLTLINLLVTGAVVLASQ from the coding sequence ATGAGTTGGCTGACACCCGCCATCGTCGACATCCTGATCGAGGTCATCAAGGCCATCGTCATCCTGCTCGCCGTGGTCGTCTGCGGCGCGCTGCTCAGCTGGGTCGAGCGTCGTCTGCTCGGCCTCTGGCAGGACCGCTACGGTCCGAACCGGGTCGGCCCCTTCGGTGCCTTCCAGCTCGGCGCCGACATGCTGAAGATGTTCTTCAAGGAAGACTGGACCCCGCCGTTCGCCGACAAGCTGATCTTCACCCTCGCCCCCATGATCGCCATGGGCGCGCTGCTGGTCGCCTTCGTCGTCATCCCGATCACCCCGACCTGGGGCGTGGCGGACCTGAACATCGGCATCCTGTTCTTCTTCGCCATGGCCGGCCTGACCGTGTACGCGGTGCTGTTCGCCGGCTGGTCGAGCAACAACAAGTTCGCCCTGCTCGGCAGCCTGCGCGCCTCGGCCCAGACCATCTCCTACGAGGTGTTCCTGGCCCTGTCGCTGATGGGCATCGTGGCCCAGGTCGGGTCGTTCAGCCTGCGCGACATCGTCGATTACCAGGCCGAACACATGTGGTTCATCATCCCGCAGTTCTTCGGCTTCATGACCTTCTTCGTCGCCGGCGTCGCCGTGACCCACCGTCACCCGTTCGACCAGCCCGAAGCGGAGCAGGAACTGGCCGACGGTTACCACATCGAGTACGCCGGCATGAAATGGGGCATGTTCTTCGTCGGCGAGTACATCGGCATCGTGCTGGTGTCCGCGCTTCTGGCGACCCTGTTCTTCGGCGGCTGGCACGGTCCCTTCGGCATCCTGCCGCAGATCCCGTTCATCTGGTTCGCCCTGAAAACCGGCTTCTTCATCATGATGTTCATTTTGCTGCGGGCCTCCATCCCACGCCCGCGCTATGACCAGGTGATGGCCTTCAGCTGGAAGTTCTGCCTCCCGCTGACCCTGATCAACCTGCTGGTGACCGGCGCTGTCGTGCTGGCCAGCCAGTAA
- the nuoI gene encoding NADH-quinone oxidoreductase subunit NuoI codes for MIKYIFDVVHGTYTQLRSLVMIFGHAFRKRDTLQYPEEPVYLPPRYRGRIVLTRDPDGEERCVACNLCAVACPVGCISLQKAETDDGRWYPEFFRINFSRCIFCGLCEEACPTTAIQLTPDFEMGEFKRQDLVYEKEDLLISGPGKNPDYNFYRVAGMAIAGKPKGAAQNEAEPINVKSLLP; via the coding sequence ATGATCAAGTACATTTTCGACGTGGTGCACGGCACCTACACCCAGCTGCGCAGCCTGGTGATGATCTTCGGTCACGCCTTCCGCAAGCGCGACACCCTGCAGTACCCGGAAGAGCCTGTGTACCTGCCGCCGCGCTACCGTGGCCGCATCGTGCTCACCCGCGACCCCGACGGCGAAGAGCGCTGCGTGGCGTGCAACCTGTGCGCCGTGGCCTGCCCGGTGGGCTGCATCTCCCTGCAGAAGGCCGAGACCGACGACGGTCGCTGGTACCCCGAGTTCTTCCGCATCAACTTCTCCCGCTGCATCTTCTGCGGCCTGTGCGAAGAAGCCTGCCCGACCACCGCGATCCAGCTGACCCCGGATTTCGAGATGGGCGAGTTCAAGCGCCAGGACCTGGTCTACGAGAAGGAAGACCTGCTGATCTCCGGCCCCGGCAAGAACCCGGACTACAACTTCTACCGCGTTGCCGGCATGGCCATTGCCGGCAAGCCGAAAGGCGCCGCGCAGAACGAAGCCGAACCGATCAACGTCAAGAGCCTGCTGCCGTAA
- the nuoJ gene encoding NADH-quinone oxidoreductase subunit J, translating to MEFAFYFAAGVAVLATFRVITNSNPVHALLYLIISLLAVSMTFFSLGAPFAGALEIIVYAGAIMVLFVFVVMMLNLGPAIAEQERKWLKPGVWIGPGALAAVLLVELLWMLSRTPSGIGIGHTTVDAKAVGISLFGPYLLVVELASMLLLAALVAAYHLGRHEAKD from the coding sequence GTGGAATTCGCTTTCTACTTCGCCGCCGGCGTCGCCGTGCTGGCAACCTTCCGGGTCATCACCAACAGCAATCCGGTGCATGCCCTGCTCTACCTCATCATTTCGCTGCTCGCGGTATCGATGACCTTCTTCAGCCTCGGCGCTCCGTTCGCCGGTGCGCTGGAAATCATCGTCTACGCCGGCGCGATCATGGTGCTGTTCGTCTTCGTGGTGATGATGCTCAACCTCGGCCCGGCGATTGCCGAGCAGGAGCGCAAGTGGCTCAAGCCCGGCGTCTGGATCGGCCCCGGCGCCCTGGCCGCCGTGCTGCTGGTCGAACTGCTGTGGATGCTCTCGCGCACGCCCAGCGGCATCGGCATCGGCCACACCACCGTGGACGCCAAGGCCGTGGGCATCAGCCTGTTCGGCCCGTACCTGCTGGTCGTCGAACTGGCCTCGATGCTGCTGCTGGCGGCACTGGTCGCCGCCTACCACCTCGGCCGCCACGAAGCGAAGGACTAA
- the nuoK gene encoding NADH-quinone oxidoreductase subunit NuoK: MNAIPLEHGLALAGVLFCFGLVGLMVRRNILFVLMSLEVMMNAAALAFVVGGARWGQPDGQVMFILVLSLAAAEASIGLAILLQLYRRFHTLDIDAASEMRG, translated from the coding sequence ATGAATGCAATCCCTCTCGAACACGGACTGGCGCTCGCCGGTGTGCTGTTCTGCTTCGGCCTGGTGGGCCTGATGGTACGACGCAACATCCTGTTCGTACTGATGAGCCTGGAAGTGATGATGAACGCCGCCGCGCTGGCCTTCGTGGTCGGTGGCGCCCGCTGGGGCCAGCCTGACGGCCAGGTGATGTTCATCCTGGTGCTCAGCCTGGCTGCGGCCGAGGCCAGCATCGGCCTGGCGATCCTGCTCCAGCTGTATCGCCGCTTCCATACCCTCGATATCGACGCTGCCAGCGAGATGCGCGGATGA
- the nuoL gene encoding NADH-quinone oxidoreductase subunit L: protein MNLLPLTFLFPLVGFLLLSFSRGKWSENLSALVGVGSVGLAALSAFWAIWSFHSNPPEGGAYSLVLWQWMSVGDFKTNFTLYLDGLSVTMLGVVTGVGFLIHLFASWYMRGETGYSRFFAYTNLFIASMLFLVLGDNLLFMYFGWEGVGLCSYLLIGFYYNHVPNGNAALKAFIVTRVGDVFFAIGMFILFQHLGTLNIQELLVLAPQHFAKGDLWINLATLMLLGGAVGKSAQLPLQTWLADAMAGPTPVSALIHAATMVTAGVYLIARCHGLFELAPNVLELVGIVGAVTLVLAGFAALVQTDIKRILAYSTMSQIGYMFLALGVGAWGGAIFHLMTHAFFKALLFLASGAVIVACHHEQNIFKMGGLWKKLPLAYASFVVGGAALAALPFLTAGFYSKDEILWEAFASGHQNLLIAGLVGAFMTSLYTFRLIFIAFHGEAKTEAHAGHGISHWLPLGVLIVLSTFVGALITPPLAGVLPESAGHAGGEAKHSLEIASGAIAIAGILLAGLLFLGKRRFVTAVAQSAPGRFFGTWWYHAWGFDWLYDKLFVKPYLLICRLLGADPIDKTLVLVPLTARGGHKLLSLTENGRLRWYAASLVGGAALLLGALLLA from the coding sequence ATGAACCTGCTGCCCCTTACTTTCCTGTTCCCCCTGGTCGGCTTCCTGCTGCTCTCGTTCTCCCGTGGCAAGTGGTCGGAAAATCTCTCGGCACTGGTGGGTGTCGGCTCCGTGGGCCTCGCGGCCCTCTCCGCTTTCTGGGCGATCTGGAGCTTCCACAGCAACCCGCCCGAAGGTGGCGCCTACAGCCTGGTGCTGTGGCAATGGATGAGCGTTGGCGATTTCAAGACCAACTTCACCCTGTACCTGGACGGCCTGTCGGTCACCATGCTCGGCGTGGTCACCGGCGTCGGCTTCCTGATCCACCTGTTCGCCTCCTGGTACATGCGCGGCGAGACCGGCTACTCGCGGTTCTTCGCGTACACCAACCTGTTCATCGCCAGCATGCTGTTCCTGGTGCTGGGCGATAACCTGCTGTTCATGTACTTCGGCTGGGAAGGCGTGGGCCTGTGCTCCTACCTGCTGATCGGTTTCTATTACAACCACGTACCGAACGGCAACGCGGCGCTCAAAGCCTTCATCGTGACCCGCGTGGGTGACGTGTTCTTCGCCATCGGCATGTTCATCCTGTTCCAGCACTTGGGCACGCTGAACATCCAGGAGCTGCTGGTCCTGGCGCCGCAGCACTTCGCCAAGGGCGACCTGTGGATCAACCTGGCGACCCTGATGCTGCTCGGCGGCGCCGTCGGCAAGTCCGCCCAGCTGCCGCTGCAGACCTGGCTGGCCGACGCGATGGCCGGCCCGACCCCGGTCTCCGCGCTGATCCACGCCGCCACCATGGTGACCGCAGGCGTCTACCTGATCGCCCGCTGCCACGGCCTGTTCGAGCTGGCGCCCAACGTCCTGGAGCTGGTCGGCATCGTCGGCGCCGTGACCCTGGTGCTGGCCGGCTTCGCCGCCCTGGTGCAGACCGACATCAAGCGCATCCTCGCCTACTCGACCATGAGCCAGATCGGCTACATGTTCCTGGCCCTGGGCGTCGGCGCCTGGGGTGGCGCGATCTTCCACCTGATGACCCACGCCTTCTTCAAGGCCCTGCTGTTCCTTGCCTCCGGTGCGGTGATCGTCGCCTGCCACCACGAGCAGAACATCTTCAAGATGGGCGGTCTGTGGAAGAAACTGCCGCTGGCCTACGCAAGCTTCGTGGTCGGCGGTGCGGCCCTGGCCGCCCTGCCCTTCCTGACCGCGGGCTTCTACTCCAAGGACGAGATCCTCTGGGAAGCCTTCGCCAGCGGCCACCAGAACCTGCTGATCGCAGGCCTCGTCGGCGCGTTCATGACCTCGCTGTACACCTTCCGCCTGATCTTCATCGCCTTCCACGGCGAAGCAAAGACCGAGGCGCACGCCGGCCATGGCATCAGCCACTGGCTGCCGCTGGGTGTCCTGATCGTGCTCTCCACCTTCGTCGGCGCGCTGATCACCCCGCCGCTGGCCGGCGTCCTGCCGGAAAGCGCCGGTCACGCCGGTGGTGAAGCCAAGCACAGCCTGGAAATCGCCTCGGGCGCCATCGCCATCGCCGGTATCCTGCTGGCGGGCCTGCTGTTCCTCGGCAAGCGCCGCTTCGTCACTGCCGTTGCACAGAGCGCACCGGGCCGCTTCTTCGGCACCTGGTGGTACCACGCCTGGGGCTTCGACTGGCTGTACGACAAGCTGTTCGTGAAACCCTACCTGCTGATCTGCCGCCTGCTGGGCGCGGACCCGATCGACAAGACCCTTGTCCTCGTCCCGCTCACCGCCCGCGGCGGTCACAAACTCCTCAGCCTCACCGAGAACGGCCGCCTGCGTTGGTACGCCGCTTCCCTGGTGGGTGGCGCCGCGCTGCTCCTCGGCGCGCTGCTGCTGGCTTAA
- the nuoM gene encoding NADH-quinone oxidoreductase subunit M yields the protein MILPWLILIPFIGGFLCWIAEYTSKTLPRWVALGSMVLTLALSLWVWHTGDFQLAPAPGGEPQWTLQFQVSWIERFGISVHLAMDGLSLLMVALTGLLGVLSVLCSWNEIQRRIGFFHLNLLWILGGVIGVFLAVDLFLFFFFWEMMLVPMYFLIALWGHSSDDGKKTRIYAATKFFIFTQASGLVMLVAILGLVFVHYNSTGVLTFNYADLLKTQLPPHTEWLLMLGFFVAFAVKMPVVPVHSWLPDAHAQAPTAGSVDLAGILLKTAAYGLIRFALPLFPNASAEFAPVAMTLGLIGIFYGAFLSFAQTDIKRLVAYSSVSHMGFVMIGIYSGSPQALQGVVVQMIAHGLSAAALFILCGQLYERLHTRDMRKMGGLWSRIPYLPAVALFFATASLGLPGTGNFVGEFLILLGSFKVVPVITVIATFGLVFGSVYSLIMIHRAYFGPSKSDTAIAGLNARELSMVLGLAVLLIVLGVYPQPVLDTSAATMHGVQQWLGSALSTLAAR from the coding sequence ATGATTCTGCCCTGGCTAATCCTGATCCCCTTCATCGGCGGCTTCCTTTGCTGGATCGCCGAGTACACCAGCAAGACCCTGCCCCGCTGGGTCGCCCTGGGATCGATGGTCCTCACCCTGGCGCTGAGCCTGTGGGTGTGGCACACCGGTGACTTCCAGCTGGCCCCGGCGCCGGGTGGCGAGCCGCAGTGGACCCTGCAGTTCCAGGTATCCTGGATCGAGCGCTTCGGCATCAGCGTGCACCTGGCAATGGACGGCCTGTCCCTGCTGATGGTCGCGCTGACCGGCCTGCTCGGCGTGCTGTCCGTCCTCTGCTCGTGGAACGAGATCCAGCGCCGCATCGGCTTCTTCCACCTGAACCTGCTGTGGATCCTGGGCGGTGTGATCGGCGTGTTCCTCGCCGTCGACCTGTTCCTGTTCTTCTTCTTCTGGGAAATGATGCTGGTGCCGATGTACTTCCTCATCGCGCTCTGGGGTCATAGCTCGGACGACGGCAAGAAGACCCGCATCTACGCCGCCACCAAGTTCTTCATCTTCACCCAGGCCAGCGGCCTGGTGATGCTGGTGGCGATCCTGGGCCTGGTGTTCGTGCACTACAACAGCACCGGCGTGCTGACCTTCAACTACGCCGACCTGCTCAAGACCCAGCTGCCGCCGCACACCGAATGGCTGCTGATGCTCGGCTTCTTCGTCGCCTTCGCGGTGAAGATGCCGGTGGTGCCGGTGCACTCCTGGCTGCCGGACGCCCACGCCCAGGCGCCGACCGCCGGTTCCGTCGACCTCGCCGGCATCCTGCTGAAGACCGCCGCCTACGGCCTGATCCGCTTCGCCCTGCCGCTGTTCCCCAACGCCTCGGCCGAGTTCGCTCCGGTTGCCATGACCCTGGGTCTGATCGGCATCTTCTACGGCGCCTTCCTGTCGTTCGCGCAGACCGACATCAAGCGCCTGGTGGCCTACTCCTCCGTGTCGCACATGGGCTTCGTGATGATCGGCATCTACTCCGGCAGCCCGCAGGCGCTGCAGGGTGTCGTCGTGCAGATGATCGCTCACGGTCTGTCCGCCGCCGCGCTGTTCATCCTCTGTGGCCAGCTGTACGAGCGCCTGCACACCCGTGACATGCGCAAGATGGGCGGCCTGTGGTCGCGCATCCCGTACCTGCCGGCCGTGGCGCTGTTCTTCGCCACCGCCTCGCTGGGCCTGCCGGGCACCGGCAACTTCGTCGGCGAATTCCTGATCCTGCTGGGCAGCTTCAAGGTCGTCCCGGTGATCACCGTCATCGCCACCTTCGGCCTGGTGTTCGGCTCGGTCTACTCGCTGATCATGATCCACCGCGCGTACTTCGGCCCGTCCAAGTCCGACACCGCCATCGCCGGCCTGAACGCCCGCGAACTCTCCATGGTGCTCGGCCTGGCGGTGCTGCTGATCGTGCTCGGCGTCTACCCGCAGCCGGTCCTCGACACCTCCGCGGCAACCATGCACGGCGTCCAGCAATGGCTGGGCTCCGCCCTCTCCACCCTGGCAGCACGGTAA